One Candidatus Peregrinibacteria bacterium DNA segment encodes these proteins:
- a CDS encoding translation initiation factor IF-3, whose translation MRLIAEEGEEIQGGVMGASKALALAKEMGLDLVEVSPTVFPPVCRIMDFGKYLYRQRKADQKHKAHQKGGEMKGVRLSIRTDKHDIDVKLNKCKEFLKDGNSLKFSLIFRGREVTHIELGFEKMNYVKEELKDFAKIDQDAKRQGHSLIMILSPLK comes from the coding sequence GTGCGACTCATTGCCGAGGAAGGGGAAGAGATTCAAGGCGGAGTGATGGGTGCGTCCAAGGCTCTGGCGCTTGCTAAAGAGATGGGGCTCGATCTGGTAGAAGTGTCTCCGACGGTGTTCCCGCCCGTGTGCCGCATCATGGATTTTGGAAAGTATTTGTATCGTCAACGCAAGGCAGATCAGAAGCACAAAGCGCATCAAAAAGGCGGAGAAATGAAAGGGGTTCGTCTCTCGATTCGAACGGATAAGCACGACATTGATGTGAAGCTGAACAAGTGTAAAGAGTTCTTAAAAGACGGCAATTCGTTGAAATTCAGCTTGATTTTTCGCGGAAGAGAGGTTACACATATTGAACTCGGATTTGAGAAGATGAATTACGTGAAGGAAGAACTCAAGGATTTCGCCAAGATTGATCAAGACGCGAAACGCCAAGGACACTCCCTCATTATGATTCTCTCACCCCTTAAATAA
- a CDS encoding HDIG domain-containing protein yields MNLLALMVGLALSVGTVFLFTRGENLEKADPNEALKKAEIEAKQIHHDSKEAIERIRRAMEREEKDAEEILSKMEATLAQKEEILKRREERNKTHQDQVSALKTEVEALHTQEKQTLNQRIELLSKQAKLSREETLENSKKNLEKLITENADVRNKVALDELQEDAPRHAKALLQVVIQRLGVESSVDKNNTSITIKDDKFKGLLIGKNGSNVLYFESLLPVSLIFNHGAPDVLHVGGVNLFRRNIAKRAIEKLQVRAKKTGKIDHEMIKTTVDEANAEMMALCDKKGEESIRLMGLDPKKMDPEMVNYTGRLYYRTSYGQNVTGHSNEMGFAARMLAELIGLQDPSLAMQGAFFHDIGKAIDHDVGGAHDDLSREILDKHGFDPIIVHAAFAHHDKVPCESPEDFLVKAVDAISGGRPGARQESVTNYFERIQALEQAALSFEGVNKVFAMSAGRELRLIVDTSRIQDESMEGLAEQVAGKIQDEIAFPGVIKVNLIRTTKSVDYAREKPQFKR; encoded by the coding sequence TTGAATCTTTTAGCTCTCATGGTCGGCCTTGCCCTTTCGGTGGGCACGGTTTTCCTGTTCACGCGCGGTGAAAATCTCGAGAAGGCAGATCCAAACGAGGCTCTGAAAAAAGCCGAAATCGAGGCCAAACAGATCCATCACGATTCCAAAGAAGCCATTGAACGCATCCGCCGTGCCATGGAGCGCGAAGAAAAGGATGCCGAGGAAATCCTAAGCAAAATGGAGGCGACCCTCGCGCAAAAAGAAGAAATTTTAAAGCGCCGCGAAGAGCGCAACAAAACCCATCAAGATCAAGTGAGCGCCCTAAAAACCGAAGTCGAAGCCCTGCACACCCAAGAAAAACAAACTCTGAATCAGCGCATTGAGCTGCTCAGCAAACAAGCCAAACTCAGCCGTGAAGAGACCCTGGAAAATTCTAAAAAGAACCTAGAAAAACTCATCACCGAAAACGCGGATGTGCGCAATAAAGTCGCTTTGGATGAGTTGCAAGAAGACGCCCCTCGCCATGCCAAGGCTCTTTTGCAGGTAGTGATTCAACGCCTGGGGGTGGAAAGTTCCGTGGATAAAAACAACACCTCAATCACCATCAAAGACGATAAATTCAAAGGCCTGCTCATCGGGAAAAACGGCAGCAACGTGCTGTATTTTGAAAGCCTTTTGCCCGTTTCCCTCATCTTCAACCATGGCGCACCCGATGTCTTGCACGTGGGAGGAGTGAACCTTTTCCGCCGCAATATTGCCAAACGCGCCATTGAGAAATTGCAAGTCCGTGCCAAAAAAACCGGAAAAATCGACCATGAAATGATCAAAACCACTGTGGACGAAGCCAACGCCGAAATGATGGCGCTCTGTGACAAAAAAGGGGAAGAATCCATCCGCCTCATGGGCCTGGACCCCAAAAAAATGGACCCCGAAATGGTCAACTACACCGGGCGTCTTTACTACCGCACGAGTTACGGGCAAAACGTTACGGGCCACTCCAACGAAATGGGCTTTGCCGCTCGCATGCTCGCTGAACTGATCGGGCTCCAAGATCCTTCTTTGGCCATGCAAGGGGCTTTCTTCCATGACATCGGGAAAGCCATCGACCACGACGTGGGCGGGGCTCACGACGATCTTTCACGCGAAATTTTAGACAAGCACGGTTTCGATCCCATCATTGTGCACGCGGCCTTTGCCCACCACGACAAAGTGCCTTGCGAGTCCCCCGAAGATTTTTTGGTGAAAGCCGTGGATGCCATCTCTGGCGGTCGTCCCGGCGCGCGCCAAGAATCGGTGACCAATTACTTCGAACGCATCCAAGCCCTCGAACAAGCCGCCCTTTCTTTCGAAGGAGTGAACAAGGTCTTTGCCATGTCTGCAGGTCGCGAATTGCGCCTCATTGTGGACACCAGTCGCATCCAAGATGAGAGCATGGAGGGGCTTGCCGAACAGGTCGCTGGAAAGATTCAAGACGAAATCGCCTTTCCAGGGGTCATTAAAGTGAACTTGATCCGCACCACAAAGTCGGTAGACTATGCACGAGAAAAACCCCAATTCAAACGATAA
- a CDS encoding AAA family ATPase — translation MNFPLLGHQRILEHLKSEAASGRLHHAHLFLGPEHVGKTKMALTLAVHLQGADEHGVAKKQLLEGLDADTLLFLDAGEGMGIEAVRGLIERSNQGHLKPYLVVVIENLARLRPEASTALLKTLEEPHPGLLFLLTAHQEEDVLPTLRSRAQVHVFQSLPDEEMTPLLEGNPLAERLLFFAMGRPGKLIRLMEDPAYLEIHETVLRDLDVFLERPTVAAAFALTRKYESSDFLPEFLDVLLRHCRTWLFKGPPQALAHVQVTDVLDALEDAKLALRNNVNSKLLLDQLLLMFVP, via the coding sequence ATGAATTTTCCTTTGCTGGGACATCAGCGTATTCTCGAACATTTGAAAAGCGAAGCGGCAAGTGGGCGCTTGCATCATGCGCATTTGTTTTTGGGCCCTGAACATGTGGGCAAGACCAAAATGGCGCTCACTTTAGCAGTGCATTTGCAAGGAGCAGACGAGCATGGGGTGGCTAAAAAACAGCTTTTGGAAGGCCTCGATGCGGACACCCTTTTGTTCCTGGATGCTGGGGAGGGAATGGGCATTGAAGCCGTGCGAGGACTCATTGAACGCAGCAATCAAGGACATCTAAAACCTTACCTGGTGGTGGTGATCGAAAACTTAGCCCGCCTGAGGCCCGAAGCCAGCACGGCTCTTTTAAAAACTTTGGAAGAACCTCATCCTGGCCTTTTATTTTTGCTCACGGCGCATCAAGAAGAAGACGTGCTTCCCACTTTGCGTTCTCGTGCTCAAGTGCATGTTTTTCAAAGCCTGCCCGATGAGGAAATGACTCCACTTTTGGAAGGAAATCCGCTTGCGGAACGTTTGTTGTTTTTTGCCATGGGTCGGCCCGGAAAATTGATCCGCCTTATGGAAGACCCTGCCTATTTGGAAATTCATGAAACGGTGCTGCGCGATTTGGATGTTTTTTTGGAACGGCCCACGGTGGCGGCTGCGTTTGCCCTCACGCGCAAATATGAATCCAGCGACTTTCTGCCCGAGTTTTTGGACGTGCTTTTGCGCCACTGTCGCACTTGGCTTTTTAAGGGGCCTCCCCAAGCCCTGGCTCACGTGCAAGTGACGGACGTGCTGGATGCCCTAGAAGATGCTAAACTGGCGCTAAGAAACAATGTCAATTCCAAGCTTTTGCTGGATCAGCTGCTTCTCATGTTCGTCCCTTAA
- a CDS encoding 50S ribosomal protein L35: MPGKAKVGKQRTHSGTKKRATLTGTGKIRMQKAAHRHRLNQKASRQKNMGGTQSVVSKADEKRFKTLLWN; the protein is encoded by the coding sequence ATGCCAGGCAAAGCTAAAGTTGGAAAACAACGCACCCACTCGGGTACGAAAAAGCGCGCGACCCTCACTGGAACGGGAAAAATCCGTATGCAGAAGGCCGCTCATCGTCACCGACTCAATCAAAAGGCGAGTCGACAGAAGAACATGGGTGGAACTCAATCTGTGGTGAGCAAGGCTGATGAAAAGCGTTTCAAGACTCTTTTGTGGAATTAA
- a CDS encoding tetratricopeptide repeat protein → MLALFLLLFSGFALSLMFLRRLRLTQQDLKFQEKLLSEERGETASEALEDFPLDSAEAPLEHLSEASMATAPKPELPRLEGGVRKAFLRADVFFGRNQLDEAEPLFLAILAEEPTHLDAHHKLGLLYLKRGDFPSAELYFSKLVNLKQDPVYFSNLGIALYQQQRLVEAAEAYENAIALDERRAERLQSLAQVYFELGEDEKALHYFERAARRKPKDETLKLILADYYERMGDVERAKKMLEELLDMDPYNEEIKSRWARL, encoded by the coding sequence ATGCTTGCTCTCTTTCTTCTTCTTTTCTCAGGATTCGCCCTCTCGCTCATGTTTTTGCGTCGCCTGCGGCTGACTCAACAAGATCTTAAATTTCAAGAAAAATTGCTCAGTGAGGAACGCGGTGAAACGGCCAGTGAAGCCCTAGAAGATTTCCCTTTGGATAGCGCTGAAGCCCCTTTGGAACATTTATCTGAAGCCAGTATGGCCACGGCTCCTAAACCTGAACTGCCTCGTTTGGAGGGAGGGGTGCGTAAGGCTTTTTTACGCGCGGATGTTTTTTTTGGACGCAATCAGTTGGATGAAGCGGAACCGCTCTTTTTGGCGATTTTAGCGGAAGAGCCCACTCACTTGGACGCTCATCACAAATTGGGGCTTTTGTACCTCAAACGCGGCGATTTTCCTTCTGCAGAACTTTATTTCTCCAAGCTGGTGAATTTGAAACAAGATCCAGTTTATTTCAGCAATTTAGGCATCGCTCTGTATCAACAACAGCGCCTGGTGGAAGCAGCGGAGGCTTATGAAAATGCCATCGCCTTGGACGAGCGCCGTGCGGAGCGTTTGCAAAGTCTGGCTCAGGTTTATTTCGAGCTTGGCGAGGATGAAAAAGCGTTGCATTATTTTGAACGCGCTGCGCGCCGTAAGCCCAAAGATGAAACGCTCAAACTGATTTTGGCCGACTATTATGAGCGGATGGGGGATGTGGAACGCGCCAAAAAAATGCTCGAAGAGTTGTTGGACATGGATCCCTACAATGAAGAGATTAAGAGTCGGTGGGCGAGATTGTGA
- the rplT gene encoding 50S ribosomal protein L20, producing MARVKRGTNQRRRHNKILKAAKGFRGLSGRLYSIAKRRVMKAGMHAYAHRRRKKRDFRRLWIARVNAASRAQGLSYSQLMYRLSKKMVALDRKMLSEIAIHEPAVFDKIVAAVK from the coding sequence ATGGCACGCGTCAAACGTGGGACGAATCAACGTCGTCGTCACAACAAAATTTTGAAGGCGGCTAAAGGCTTCCGAGGGCTCTCAGGTCGTCTCTATTCCATTGCGAAGAGACGCGTGATGAAAGCGGGCATGCATGCGTATGCACACCGTCGTCGCAAAAAACGCGACTTCCGACGTCTGTGGATCGCACGTGTGAATGCTGCATCTCGAGCTCAAGGTCTGTCCTACAGCCAACTCATGTACCGTCTTTCTAAGAAGATGGTGGCTCTCGACCGCAAAATGCTGTCTGAGATCGCGATTCACGAACCTGCTGTGTTCGACAAAATCGTGGCCGCAGTGAAATAA
- the tnpA gene encoding IS200/IS605 family transposase — protein MKKLRKSSHAVFICDYHLVWPTKYRRKIFNEGVLAFLQEVMKDIPKYYPELVVKEVNTDLDHVHILISIPPQIAVGEVVRIIKANTARELNIKFPFLRKVYWGTRSIWSAGYFASTVGINEEVIRKYIQQQGEEDAGQAQLELG, from the coding sequence ATGAAGAAGCTACGAAAAAGCTCACACGCAGTTTTCATCTGTGACTATCACTTAGTTTGGCCGACCAAATACCGTCGGAAGATATTCAACGAAGGTGTGTTGGCTTTTCTGCAGGAAGTGATGAAGGATATTCCGAAGTACTATCCGGAACTGGTGGTGAAAGAGGTAAACACGGATTTAGACCATGTACATATTTTAATTTCCATACCTCCACAAATAGCAGTGGGAGAGGTGGTGAGAATAATAAAAGCCAACACAGCTCGTGAGTTGAACATAAAGTTTCCGTTTCTTAGAAAAGTGTACTGGGGGACGAGAAGTATTTGGTCGGCAGGTTACTTTGCCTCCACAGTTGGGATTAACGAGGAGGTCATTCGAAAGTATATCCAACAACAGGGCGAAGAAGATGCGGGCCAAGCGCAGCTTGAACTAGGCTGA
- a CDS encoding O-antigen ligase family protein produces the protein MLKKLNSLLLYCLLVSPFLLSFYPQTNRFEIIRETGPLLLLGVGVLAYLASLLWSRPWKEFSSSRPLLLLLLVFTGFSILSWIHAGVKIFGFAEIFVLFIGVLLYLIFAQEKTGAQKLTWALALTLVAAALLGVPAYLSTDHSRFFGFFYDPLIKADAWPNAYADFFLLTFPFLALLLRSPKAWLLKLILLAFVLSSFVLSASRGAFLAVFPALAFFALAQVWTHRSLPSLKKTLRSAPWVQSAPWVQSAVALLLLIVFTALFTKGIGMLKSRHHQAVDLGSRLQFSEAEGGNSFSERIEFFEGALALIQENPLLGTGPSTFRFVYPPHQQGFLALSDHPHNLWLKLAAERGLPAALLLLAFGLLLFAQTHPFGKNPDRPFLLMAWTGLVAFMAHHMIDYNLNFLTNALIFWMILGALAAHARQQKTKLAPAACALIALLLAASGLKLTFDELSFNRIHTLDQMEGFHPFLPTYEWYEKIGGATDPELKKAFIQKQLEANPLDSNAWSLLGQAHEAEQNYTAARLAYETALEVNPKNSFLPALQLARVLQIQNDAAALSDLATRLQPLFEEYQKLYDKNLHFTQATPEMGYVKELKGLFLHADLKDSPSPRVSKPKKLYLLHCNNEPLFTFHHFKHLPSPSKSPGRINLTKIKKEMNLPELTLGVSA, from the coding sequence TTGCTCAAAAAACTGAACAGCCTCCTCTTGTACTGCTTACTCGTGAGCCCGTTTTTATTGAGTTTTTATCCTCAAACCAATCGCTTTGAAATCATTCGCGAAACCGGGCCTTTGCTGCTTTTGGGGGTGGGAGTCTTGGCCTATCTCGCCAGCCTTCTATGGAGCCGCCCGTGGAAGGAGTTTTCCAGCTCCCGCCCGTTGCTCCTATTACTGCTGGTTTTCACAGGTTTCAGCATCCTCAGTTGGATCCATGCGGGTGTAAAAATCTTTGGCTTCGCCGAAATTTTTGTTCTGTTCATCGGGGTGCTGCTTTATTTGATCTTTGCTCAAGAAAAGACAGGGGCTCAAAAGCTCACTTGGGCCCTTGCCCTCACCCTCGTGGCTGCCGCCCTCCTCGGGGTCCCTGCCTATCTCAGCACCGACCACAGCCGCTTTTTCGGCTTCTTTTATGATCCGCTCATCAAAGCCGATGCCTGGCCCAATGCCTATGCAGACTTCTTTCTACTCACTTTCCCGTTTTTAGCCCTGCTCCTCCGTTCTCCCAAAGCCTGGCTTTTGAAGCTGATCCTGCTCGCTTTTGTGCTTTCTAGCTTTGTGCTCTCGGCTTCGCGGGGCGCTTTCTTGGCCGTTTTCCCGGCGCTCGCCTTCTTTGCGCTCGCCCAAGTTTGGACTCACCGTTCGCTGCCCTCCTTAAAAAAGACCTTACGAAGTGCCCCTTGGGTGCAAAGTGCCCCTTGGGTGCAAAGTGCCGTTGCCCTCCTTCTACTCATCGTGTTCACAGCGCTTTTTACAAAAGGAATCGGCATGCTCAAAAGTCGGCATCATCAAGCCGTGGATCTGGGCAGCCGCCTGCAATTTTCAGAAGCCGAAGGGGGCAATTCCTTTTCAGAGCGCATAGAGTTTTTTGAAGGAGCCCTCGCCTTGATCCAAGAAAATCCCCTCTTGGGCACAGGACCTTCCACCTTCCGTTTCGTCTATCCGCCCCACCAACAGGGCTTTTTGGCCCTCTCCGATCACCCTCATAACCTTTGGCTCAAACTCGCCGCTGAACGCGGCCTACCCGCCGCCCTCCTCTTGCTGGCTTTTGGGCTCTTGCTTTTTGCCCAAACGCATCCTTTTGGCAAAAACCCGGACCGTCCTTTTCTGCTCATGGCATGGACGGGCCTCGTGGCTTTCATGGCCCATCACATGATCGATTACAACCTGAATTTTCTCACCAACGCCCTCATTTTTTGGATGATTTTAGGGGCCCTCGCCGCTCACGCTCGGCAGCAAAAAACCAAACTTGCCCCGGCCGCTTGTGCTCTTATTGCACTGCTGCTTGCCGCCAGCGGCCTCAAACTCACTTTCGATGAATTGAGCTTCAACCGCATCCACACACTCGATCAAATGGAAGGCTTCCACCCCTTTTTGCCCACTTATGAGTGGTACGAAAAAATCGGCGGCGCCACCGATCCCGAGCTCAAAAAAGCCTTTATCCAAAAGCAACTGGAGGCGAACCCGCTAGATTCCAATGCATGGTCTCTTTTAGGCCAAGCCCACGAAGCGGAACAGAATTACACCGCCGCCCGTTTGGCCTACGAAACGGCCCTTGAAGTGAACCCCAAAAACAGCTTTTTACCCGCTTTGCAGCTCGCCCGTGTTTTGCAAATCCAAAACGACGCCGCCGCCCTGTCCGACCTCGCCACCCGCTTGCAGCCCCTTTTTGAGGAATACCAAAAACTCTACGACAAAAACCTCCATTTCACCCAGGCCACGCCTGAAATGGGTTACGTGAAGGAGTTGAAGGGATTATTCCTGCACGCTGACCTCAAAGACTCTCCAAGCCCCCGAGTCTCAAAACCCAAAAAACTCTATTTGTTACATTGTAACAATGAGCCGCTTTTCACTTTTCACCACTTTAAACACCTACCTTCACCCTCAAAATCGCCCGGCCGCATAAATTTGACGAAAATTAAAAAAGAGATGAACCTCCCCGAGCTTACGCTCGGGGTTTCAGCCTAG
- a CDS encoding VanW family protein has protein sequence MKKKKHFPYRLAAALTTVALLALAVCVLFYQVNQLPESVFAQKTSVEALPESQFTTFAALQTATEAWVHQGLNQPIELQSERGQVPLTLAALGVSVDWTVLAPELKDFMSSASLLKKTSTYLFGQKLELPLLLNEEQLHLTLAQTGIEQGNKNAVFIWDGSVQIQAGQIGYGIEKEPLIAMLKSSFKSPQPPESFTLTLRSSSPEITEADLQALLPAAEELAQKSLTFQDEFGNTWELDFQSHLYLMIPSGKASPEPTWTLDQNGFITYAETVLVPEVEEEPSSVVITENADGTYSFEGSARFGKELDKLALHKQVLEKLITEPLDTPLTLPITTVDPSVTVPPSLTEKGVTGLVGLGYSDFSGSPYNRIHNIKTGIAQFNGVLIDQGAEFSFMGHLSPVDAGHGFLPELVIKGDETIPEYGGGLCQISSTLFRAALYSGLPITARRNHSYAVSYYARPFGYGLDATVYDPAPDLKFVNDTAGALLVQAYTEGNAAYYVFYGTYDARTVTMEGPYSYNYNTVGPQTTYTDKLAPGERELKEYSHTGFTTDWYRTVVYPVTEPGLDENGQPLYLSPYAAEASGVRELIHSVYEARPAKYWEGSAEGAEGAELTISPTDS, from the coding sequence ATGAAGAAAAAAAAGCATTTTCCCTATCGACTCGCCGCCGCCCTGACGACAGTGGCCCTTCTAGCCCTAGCGGTTTGTGTTTTGTTCTACCAAGTGAATCAACTGCCCGAAAGTGTTTTTGCGCAAAAAACCAGCGTTGAAGCTTTGCCCGAAAGCCAGTTCACTACCTTTGCAGCTCTGCAAACGGCAACAGAAGCCTGGGTCCATCAAGGGTTGAATCAACCCATTGAGCTGCAGTCCGAACGGGGCCAAGTGCCTCTCACCCTGGCAGCCTTGGGGGTTTCGGTGGATTGGACAGTCCTCGCACCCGAACTCAAGGATTTCATGAGTTCCGCCAGTCTACTTAAAAAAACAAGCACTTATCTTTTCGGCCAAAAACTGGAGCTGCCGCTGCTCTTGAACGAGGAGCAACTCCATTTAACCTTGGCTCAAACGGGCATCGAACAAGGCAATAAAAATGCAGTTTTCATATGGGATGGATCCGTACAAATCCAGGCCGGACAAATAGGCTATGGCATCGAAAAAGAGCCACTCATTGCGATGCTAAAAAGCAGTTTCAAAAGCCCTCAGCCTCCTGAAAGTTTCACTTTGACTCTACGCAGCAGCTCGCCTGAAATCACCGAAGCAGATTTGCAAGCCCTGCTCCCTGCCGCAGAAGAATTGGCTCAAAAAAGCCTCACTTTTCAAGATGAATTTGGCAACACTTGGGAACTGGATTTCCAAAGCCATCTCTACCTCATGATTCCCAGCGGCAAAGCGAGCCCCGAGCCCACCTGGACTTTGGATCAAAACGGCTTCATCACTTATGCCGAAACCGTGCTGGTGCCCGAGGTGGAAGAAGAGCCCTCCAGCGTCGTGATCACTGAAAATGCAGACGGCACTTACAGTTTTGAAGGCAGCGCGCGTTTTGGAAAAGAATTGGACAAACTTGCCCTCCACAAACAAGTCCTCGAAAAACTGATAACAGAGCCTCTCGACACCCCCCTCACCTTGCCCATCACTACGGTAGACCCCTCTGTCACGGTGCCCCCTTCTCTTACCGAAAAAGGTGTCACGGGCCTAGTGGGCCTTGGTTACTCCGATTTCAGCGGGTCTCCTTACAACCGCATCCACAACATCAAAACCGGTATTGCTCAGTTCAACGGCGTCCTCATTGATCAAGGAGCGGAATTTTCATTCATGGGACATCTGAGCCCAGTGGATGCAGGCCACGGTTTTCTTCCGGAACTCGTGATCAAAGGGGACGAAACCATCCCTGAATACGGAGGAGGGCTTTGCCAAATTTCCTCCACCCTGTTCCGCGCAGCCCTTTACAGTGGCTTGCCCATCACGGCGCGGCGCAACCATTCTTATGCCGTTTCTTACTATGCGCGGCCCTTTGGCTATGGCCTCGATGCCACCGTCTACGACCCAGCTCCCGACCTTAAATTCGTCAATGACACCGCCGGAGCCCTGCTCGTGCAGGCTTACACCGAAGGCAATGCGGCCTATTATGTGTTTTATGGGACTTACGATGCTCGCACCGTGACCATGGAAGGCCCTTATTCCTACAATTACAACACCGTGGGCCCTCAAACCACCTACACCGACAAACTGGCCCCCGGCGAGCGTGAACTCAAAGAATACAGCCACACCGGCTTCACTACCGATTGGTACCGCACCGTCGTCTACCCGGTCACCGAACCCGGCCTCGATGAAAACGGCCAGCCCCTTTACCTAAGCCCCTACGCCGCCGAAGCCAGTGGAGTGAGGGAACTCATCCATTCTGTTTACGAAGCTCGCCCGGCCAAATATTGGGAAGGCTCAGCGGAGGGAGCGGAAGGCGCGGAGCTCACAATCTCGCCCACCGACTCTTAA
- a CDS encoding YtxH domain-containing protein — translation MTDEKKKSTLDKIVMGALIGTAVGSAVSLTLAPKTGKETRDFIKEKSKDVGGVAKETGVGFFRLFKVLLRRLFRGKKKTASVNEMKELPDEMEVFPKETQE, via the coding sequence ATGACCGACGAAAAAAAGAAATCAACCCTAGACAAAATCGTGATGGGAGCCCTCATTGGAACGGCTGTCGGTTCTGCAGTGAGCCTGACTTTGGCCCCTAAAACAGGTAAAGAAACGCGTGATTTCATTAAGGAAAAGTCCAAAGACGTGGGAGGTGTAGCCAAAGAGACCGGGGTCGGATTCTTTCGTTTATTCAAAGTTCTCTTACGAAGACTGTTTCGTGGCAAGAAAAAGACGGCTTCCGTCAACGAAATGAAAGAACTGCCCGATGAAATGGAAGTTTTCCCAAAAGAAACTCAAGAGTAA
- a CDS encoding UDP-N-acetylmuramoyl-tripeptide--D-alanyl-D-alanine ligase has product MKATFKRWALDFLRSLAKRRLRAIRPLIVGVTGSVGKTGAKDAIADVLGRRFSVRRSEKNLNSEFGTVLTILGLKTGYSSTTAWISIFWKAIWEAFKKPEKYQMLVLEMGVDKPGDMDEILKVFTPNIMVFLNVKNVHVGAGQFANRQAVYEEKSKAVVAVPPGGWVILNHDDSFVRQLEGHLPAHTITIGTEEGADLCAKDIEMSTEGLMFTLSYDQRDLFVRMPHVLGKAHITLVLAAVAVGFVNGMPWKAIQKALEEYRLPPGRMNRIEGKNGALILDSSYNASPDTMEAGLEILSLFHGRKIAALGTMNELGELAVSEHIKVGKLAAEQADMLLAVGEHASALAEGAQRAGMSASMIHVFNTSKEAGQFLSKILDKHDTVLAKGSQNRVRMEHLVKMCMKHPEEARELLVRQDAYWSRRP; this is encoded by the coding sequence ATGAAAGCCACTTTTAAGCGCTGGGCCTTAGACTTTCTTCGCTCCCTTGCCAAGCGGAGGTTGCGAGCCATTCGTCCTCTCATTGTGGGGGTGACGGGGAGCGTGGGGAAAACGGGGGCAAAAGACGCGATTGCAGATGTGCTGGGGCGGCGTTTCAGTGTGCGTCGCAGTGAAAAAAATTTGAATTCGGAATTTGGCACCGTGCTCACGATTTTGGGCCTCAAGACAGGCTATTCCTCCACAACAGCCTGGATTTCTATTTTTTGGAAGGCGATTTGGGAAGCCTTTAAAAAACCGGAAAAATACCAGATGCTGGTGCTAGAAATGGGCGTGGATAAACCTGGGGATATGGATGAAATTTTGAAAGTTTTCACTCCCAACATCATGGTGTTTTTGAACGTAAAGAACGTGCATGTGGGGGCGGGGCAGTTTGCCAATCGTCAGGCGGTGTATGAAGAAAAATCCAAAGCGGTGGTGGCGGTGCCCCCAGGTGGATGGGTGATTTTGAATCACGATGATTCTTTTGTGCGGCAACTGGAGGGACATTTGCCGGCTCATACCATCACGATTGGAACAGAAGAAGGGGCCGATTTGTGCGCCAAAGATATTGAAATGAGCACCGAGGGACTCATGTTCACGCTGTCTTATGATCAACGTGACCTTTTTGTGAGGATGCCCCATGTGCTGGGTAAGGCTCACATCACTTTGGTGTTGGCAGCGGTGGCGGTGGGTTTTGTGAACGGCATGCCGTGGAAGGCTATTCAAAAAGCCTTGGAGGAGTACCGCTTGCCCCCCGGACGCATGAACCGCATTGAGGGTAAAAATGGAGCGCTGATTTTGGACAGTTCTTACAACGCTTCTCCAGACACCATGGAAGCGGGGCTTGAGATTTTGAGTCTTTTCCACGGGCGCAAAATTGCGGCCCTGGGCACCATGAATGAGCTGGGTGAGTTGGCCGTGAGTGAGCATATTAAGGTTGGGAAATTGGCGGCGGAACAGGCAGACATGCTGCTCGCCGTAGGCGAGCACGCGAGCGCGCTCGCGGAAGGCGCGCAACGCGCCGGCATGTCTGCGTCCATGATTCATGTCTTCAATACATCCAAAGAAGCGGGCCAGTTTTTGAGCAAAATTTTGGACAAGCACGACACGGTGCTCGCCAAAGGCTCGCAAAACCGTGTGCGCATGGAACACTTGGTCAAAATGTGCATGAAACATCCTGAAGAAGCGCGAGAACTTTTGGTGCGCCAGGACGCTTACTGGAGCCGTCGACCTTAA